The following are from one region of the Gammaproteobacteria bacterium genome:
- a CDS encoding AsmA family protein encodes MKALKILGAVAATLVVLVAAAAAYLAWAFDPNDYKGYVTSWVEERTGRTLAIAGDLELAFYPWLAVETADVELGNPPGFDQSAPFATAERIAAGVRLLPLLEGRVEIGGVEIDGLRLDLVRDAAGRGNWESFSAPGGGPGADADAGRSPLAGLDIESVAIHDGVVQWHDVGGVRYVGSGIELETGRIRPGEPVDLSLAVSVLDAESERTYGVETSARVLVEGLDGGAEAAAPFTAIEVSGVDFALTVLDAEQQLLASGDLDAARVRAASDGRIETDAVRVAGRVGAVPAVPNGLDFGAQWTSAVLDPAAGSLAFDGLVTNVAGVAASWDLAARNLVDAPETEGRITITDAPLADALQTFGVALPAGAEPGALGTLDASAAFHAAFSLAPAEPSDEAAGAAAPAGIVLGPYRLETLRLSGLEIAALGIQAHADAELAGSALRATVDVPAFTPDEGLLAIAAANTPDTLHVEAVDRAAFAGRVEADLASGAWSLGDVRAALLGAEITGTLAVSPRAEGPLYRGTVKTSRFAAEPLARLLGDALPEAIAPAELGTLALDAAFEYDAAADRAALERLSLEAFGLAATGRATVAGVTGSPSVTGQATVATFSPRELMRRFGQAVPATSDPSALGRASIVARFAADAEQARFTAIDMMLDDSRITGDFAVDGFSSPAYSFELAIDAVDADRYLPPPADEAPDDDARTAGDIELPADALENLTIDGHVEVGDLRLAGLEFADVATDVAVGEGRARLDSAYAKLYGGEFSGSFGVDTAAEPGLTLRGRATSLALEPLIVALTGDSNFSGTGDFELNLAGRGATVIENVRTANGDVRFSMRDGTIEGFNLGHALCAVYNRTQKLPAPEDRPARTAFELISGTATVRDGVASSPDLLARASFMDLTGSGSLVLAEQRLDYELEAKLTGSTGIRGCEPMDELIGESLPLTLRGTVTAPQILPDFSEIIQRRLRDAVRDRLEDRLRDLLN; translated from the coding sequence ATGAAAGCGCTGAAAATCCTCGGGGCCGTCGCGGCGACGCTCGTCGTGCTCGTCGCGGCGGCCGCGGCTTATCTCGCGTGGGCGTTCGATCCGAACGACTACAAGGGCTACGTGACGAGCTGGGTGGAGGAACGCACCGGCCGCACGCTCGCGATCGCCGGCGACCTCGAGCTCGCGTTCTATCCATGGCTCGCGGTCGAGACAGCCGACGTCGAGCTCGGCAACCCGCCGGGCTTCGACCAAAGCGCGCCGTTCGCCACCGCCGAGCGCATCGCCGCCGGCGTCAGGCTTCTGCCGCTGCTCGAAGGTCGAGTCGAGATCGGCGGCGTGGAGATCGACGGCCTGCGCCTCGATCTCGTGCGCGACGCGGCCGGGCGCGGCAACTGGGAGAGCTTCAGCGCACCCGGCGGGGGCCCGGGAGCCGACGCCGACGCCGGGCGCTCGCCGCTCGCGGGCCTCGACATCGAGAGCGTCGCGATCCACGACGGCGTCGTGCAGTGGCACGACGTCGGCGGGGTGCGCTACGTCGGGAGCGGCATCGAGCTCGAAACCGGCCGCATCCGGCCCGGTGAGCCCGTGGACCTCTCGCTCGCAGTGTCGGTTCTCGACGCCGAGTCCGAGCGCACGTACGGGGTCGAGACGAGCGCGCGCGTTCTCGTCGAGGGCCTCGACGGCGGCGCGGAGGCCGCCGCGCCGTTCACCGCGATCGAGGTGAGCGGCGTCGATTTCGCATTGACCGTTCTCGACGCGGAGCAGCAGCTGCTCGCATCGGGCGATCTCGACGCCGCGCGCGTGCGCGCGGCGAGCGACGGCCGCATCGAGACCGACGCGGTGCGTGTCGCCGGCCGCGTCGGCGCCGTCCCGGCCGTGCCCAACGGCCTCGACTTCGGCGCGCAATGGACGAGCGCGGTGCTCGACCCCGCCGCCGGCTCGCTCGCGTTCGACGGTCTCGTCACGAACGTGGCCGGCGTCGCCGCATCGTGGGATCTCGCGGCGCGGAATCTGGTCGACGCGCCGGAGACGGAAGGCCGCATCACGATCACGGACGCGCCGCTCGCCGACGCGCTGCAAACTTTCGGCGTCGCGCTGCCCGCCGGCGCGGAGCCCGGCGCGCTCGGCACGCTCGACGCGTCCGCGGCGTTCCACGCGGCGTTCTCGCTCGCGCCCGCGGAGCCATCGGACGAGGCCGCCGGCGCCGCGGCGCCCGCCGGCATCGTGCTCGGGCCGTACCGCCTCGAAACGCTGCGTCTCTCCGGGCTCGAGATCGCGGCGCTCGGCATCCAGGCACACGCGGACGCCGAGCTTGCGGGCAGCGCGCTTCGCGCGACCGTGGATGTCCCGGCGTTCACGCCCGACGAAGGGCTCCTCGCGATCGCCGCGGCGAACACACCCGACACGCTCCACGTCGAGGCCGTGGACCGCGCCGCCTTCGCGGGCCGCGTCGAAGCCGATCTCGCGAGCGGGGCCTGGTCCCTCGGCGACGTGCGGGCCGCGCTGCTCGGCGCCGAGATCACCGGCACGCTCGCGGTGAGCCCGCGCGCGGAAGGTCCGCTCTATCGCGGCACCGTCAAGACCTCGCGCTTCGCGGCCGAGCCGCTCGCGCGTCTTCTCGGCGACGCGCTGCCGGAAGCGATCGCCCCGGCCGAGCTCGGCACGCTCGCGCTCGACGCGGCGTTCGAATACGACGCGGCCGCCGACCGCGCGGCGCTCGAGCGCTTGTCGCTCGAAGCGTTCGGCCTGGCCGCGACCGGCCGCGCGACCGTCGCGGGCGTCACGGGCTCCCCGAGCGTGACCGGGCAGGCGACGGTCGCAACGTTCTCCCCGCGCGAGCTGATGCGCCGCTTCGGCCAGGCGGTGCCCGCGACGTCCGATCCGTCCGCGCTCGGGCGCGCGAGCATCGTGGCGCGCTTCGCCGCCGACGCCGAGCAGGCGCGATTCACGGCCATCGACATGATGCTCGACGACAGCCGCATCACCGGCGACTTCGCCGTCGACGGCTTCTCGAGCCCGGCCTACTCGTTCGAGCTCGCGATCGACGCGGTCGACGCGGACCGCTACCTGCCTCCGCCCGCGGACGAGGCTCCGGACGACGACGCGCGCACGGCCGGCGACATCGAGCTTCCGGCCGACGCGCTCGAGAACCTCACGATCGACGGCCACGTCGAGGTCGGCGATCTGCGCCTCGCGGGACTCGAGTTTGCCGACGTCGCGACCGACGTCGCCGTCGGCGAAGGCCGCGCGCGCCTCGACTCGGCGTACGCGAAGCTTTACGGCGGCGAGTTCTCGGGCAGCTTCGGCGTCGACACGGCGGCCGAGCCGGGGCTGACGCTTCGGGGCCGAGCCACGTCGCTCGCGCTCGAGCCGCTGATCGTCGCGCTCACCGGCGACTCTAATTTCAGCGGCACGGGCGATTTCGAGCTGAACCTCGCCGGCCGCGGCGCCACCGTCATCGAGAACGTACGCACCGCGAACGGCGACGTCCGGTTCTCGATGCGCGACGGCACGATCGAAGGCTTCAACCTCGGTCACGCGCTCTGCGCGGTCTACAACCGCACTCAGAAGCTGCCGGCGCCCGAGGACCGGCCGGCACGCACGGCGTTCGAGCTGATCAGCGGCACGGCGACGGTGCGCGACGGCGTCGCGTCGAGCCCGGACCTGCTCGCGCGCGCATCGTTCATGGATCTGACAGGGTCCGGCTCGCTCGTTCTCGCCGAGCAGCGCCTCGACTACGAGCTCGAGGCGAAGCTGACCGGGTCCACGGGCATCCGCGGCTGCGAGCCGATGGACGAGCTGATCGGCGAATCGCTGCCGCTGACGTTGCGCGGCACCGTCACGGCGCCGCAAATCCTTCCCGACTTCAGCGAGATCATTCAGCGGCGCCTTCGCGACGCGGTGCGCGACCGTCTCGAGGATCGGCTTCGGGACCTGCTGAACTGA
- the mrcB gene encoding penicillin-binding protein 1B — protein sequence MSSSRKRPSRTRRTSRKPRRRSRARRRRGFRWIGALAAIFALAVVGFGAYAVYVGYDVSREFEARRWDVPAQVYATPLEIYPGRRLSRDAFVVELRRLGYREDDPSDGPGRYRLRGGTVEMTTRAYRYAGETQPSQSVSIAFAGGRVAALESAAGGALPLVRLEPLLIGSVFPAHGEDRLILAPEEVPPLLIEALKAVEDRRFEEHHGIDFRAVLRAILVNLQAGEIRQGASTLTQQLVRSYFLGNARTWERKLREAIMAVALELHYDKAELMQAYINEVYLAQDGSRAIHGFGLGSQFYFGKPLAELELHELALLVAQVRGPTYYNPRRYPERALARRNLVLDIMAEQQLITAEEAQRAEARELDVLPDAGRSASYYAAFLDLVRRELSADYPREELERRGLQVLTTLDPAVQAAAESALIRELDALDAGRGEDAVPLEGAVVVTNPHNAEVLAVVGSRKSGFDGFNRALDARRQIGSLIKPAVYLAALESGRYSLASLVDDAPIEIELEDGRRWSPHNFEEQAHGEVPLVRALAESFNMATVRLGVDIGVEAVAELLVRLGLPEAPRPYPSLLLGALDLTPLEVAQIYNSFANGGFRVPLRAVRAVVSEDGERVQRYPLEITESADAAQVYALNQALVAVMERGTGAGARERLIADVTVAGKTGTSDDLRDSWFAGFTSDRLVVTWVGNDANLPTGLTGAAGAARVWTSVLNGIDTVSYEPPPPPDAELVWIDYYTGFATDPRCPGAVRLAVPLEMQPPEARDCGSRKPRIGSGIRRFLRRTLN from the coding sequence GTGAGCTCGTCGCGGAAACGTCCCTCACGCACGAGGCGCACGTCGCGCAAGCCGCGGCGCCGCTCGCGCGCGCGCCGGCGCCGCGGCTTCAGATGGATCGGCGCGCTCGCGGCAATCTTCGCGCTCGCGGTCGTCGGCTTCGGGGCGTACGCCGTGTACGTCGGCTACGACGTGAGCCGCGAGTTCGAAGCGCGCCGGTGGGACGTGCCCGCGCAAGTCTACGCGACGCCGCTCGAGATCTATCCCGGAAGGCGCCTCTCGCGGGACGCGTTCGTCGTCGAGCTGCGGCGTCTCGGGTACCGCGAGGACGACCCGAGCGACGGACCGGGCCGCTATCGGCTGCGCGGCGGCACGGTCGAGATGACGACGCGGGCGTACCGCTACGCCGGCGAGACGCAGCCTTCGCAGTCCGTCTCGATCGCGTTTGCGGGCGGCCGCGTGGCGGCGCTCGAGAGTGCGGCCGGCGGCGCGCTGCCGCTCGTGCGGCTCGAGCCCCTTTTGATCGGCAGCGTCTTCCCCGCGCACGGCGAGGACCGGCTGATCCTCGCGCCCGAGGAGGTGCCTCCGTTGCTGATCGAGGCGCTGAAGGCGGTCGAGGACCGCCGTTTCGAGGAGCACCACGGCATCGACTTCCGCGCGGTGCTGCGCGCCATCCTCGTCAATCTCCAGGCCGGCGAGATCCGTCAGGGCGCGAGCACGCTCACTCAGCAGCTCGTCCGCAGCTACTTTCTCGGCAACGCGCGCACCTGGGAGCGCAAGCTGCGCGAGGCGATCATGGCGGTCGCGCTCGAGCTGCACTACGACAAAGCCGAGCTGATGCAGGCCTACATCAACGAGGTGTATCTCGCGCAGGACGGCAGCCGGGCGATACACGGGTTCGGCCTCGGCAGCCAGTTCTATTTCGGCAAGCCGCTCGCGGAGCTCGAGCTCCACGAGCTCGCGCTGCTCGTCGCGCAGGTGCGCGGGCCGACCTACTACAACCCGCGGCGCTATCCCGAGCGAGCGCTCGCGCGGCGTAATCTCGTCCTCGACATCATGGCCGAGCAGCAGCTGATCACCGCGGAGGAGGCGCAGCGCGCCGAGGCGCGTGAGCTCGACGTGCTGCCCGATGCGGGGCGGAGCGCGAGCTACTACGCCGCGTTTCTCGATCTCGTCCGCCGCGAGCTCTCGGCGGATTATCCGCGCGAAGAGCTCGAGCGACGCGGGCTCCAGGTGTTGACGACGCTCGACCCGGCCGTCCAGGCCGCGGCCGAGAGCGCGCTCATCCGCGAGCTCGACGCGCTCGACGCCGGGCGCGGAGAAGACGCGGTCCCGCTGGAAGGCGCGGTCGTCGTCACGAATCCGCACAATGCCGAGGTCCTGGCGGTCGTCGGCAGCCGCAAGTCCGGCTTCGACGGCTTCAACCGGGCGCTCGACGCGCGCCGTCAGATCGGCTCGCTGATCAAGCCGGCGGTCTATCTCGCCGCGCTCGAGAGCGGCCGCTACTCGCTCGCGTCGCTCGTCGACGATGCGCCGATCGAGATCGAGCTCGAGGACGGAAGGCGCTGGTCGCCGCACAACTTCGAGGAGCAGGCGCACGGCGAAGTGCCGCTCGTGCGTGCGCTCGCCGAGTCCTTCAACATGGCGACCGTGCGCCTCGGCGTGGACATAGGAGTCGAGGCGGTAGCGGAGCTCCTCGTGCGGCTCGGCCTCCCCGAGGCCCCGCGGCCGTACCCTTCGCTGCTGCTCGGTGCGCTCGATTTGACGCCGCTCGAGGTCGCGCAGATCTACAACAGCTTCGCGAACGGCGGGTTTCGCGTGCCGCTGCGCGCCGTGCGCGCGGTCGTCAGCGAAGACGGAGAGCGGGTGCAGCGCTATCCGCTCGAGATCACCGAGAGCGCCGATGCGGCGCAGGTCTACGCGCTGAACCAGGCGCTCGTGGCGGTGATGGAGCGCGGCACCGGAGCCGGCGCGCGCGAGCGGCTGATCGCGGACGTGACCGTTGCCGGCAAGACCGGCACGTCGGACGATCTGCGCGACAGCTGGTTCGCGGGGTTCACGAGCGACCGGCTCGTCGTTACGTGGGTCGGCAACGACGCGAATCTTCCGACCGGCCTGACCGGCGCGGCCGGCGCGGCCCGTGTGTGGACGAGCGTGCTGAACGGCATCGACACCGTGTCCTACGAGCCGCCTCCGCCGCCCGACGCCGAGCTCGTTTGGATCGACTACTACACGGGCTTCGCGACCGATCCCCGCTGTCCCGGCGCCGTGCGGCTCGCGGTGCCGCTCGAGATGCAGCCGCCGGAAGCGCGAGACTGCGGCAGCCGGAAGCCGAGGATCGGCTCCGGGATCCGGCGCTTTCTGCGGCGGACGTTGAACTGA
- a CDS encoding tetratricopeptide repeat protein, with protein sequence MIKLRSIDTGAPARMPPALLLSLALALGGCAAPYTLPDPAARSPQPAQGSSSARDRDSATGFPGRDDRGSADAGVETGSGRGSADAPPAATSASMALLEQSRSERAAGSYTAAASSIERALRIDPGNALLWLELGEVKLADGDPQQAQMMARKALTLAGRDAEIAARAERLIDRAARCGSAGC encoded by the coding sequence ATGATCAAGCTTCGATCGATCGACACGGGCGCCCCCGCACGGATGCCGCCGGCGCTGTTGCTCTCCCTCGCGCTCGCGCTCGGCGGATGCGCCGCGCCGTACACGCTGCCGGACCCGGCGGCTCGGTCGCCGCAGCCCGCGCAAGGCTCGTCCTCCGCCCGCGATCGAGATTCCGCGACCGGGTTTCCGGGCCGCGACGACCGGGGCTCGGCGGACGCAGGCGTCGAGACGGGTTCCGGGCGGGGGTCCGCGGACGCGCCACCGGCGGCGACGTCCGCGAGCATGGCGCTGCTCGAGCAAAGCCGCAGCGAGCGCGCGGCGGGAAGCTACACGGCGGCGGCGTCGTCGATCGAGCGGGCGCTGCGAATCGATCCGGGCAACGCACTGCTCTGGCTCGAGCTCGGCGAGGTGAAGCTTGCCGACGGCGACCCACAGCAGGCGCAGATGATGGCGCGCAAGGCGTTGACGCTCGCGGGACGCGATGCCGAGATCGCCGCGCGCGCCGAGCGGCTGATCGACCGCGCGGCGCGCTGCGGCTCGGCGGGCTGCTGA
- a CDS encoding MFS transporter — protein sequence MRRARFAKDPVIDRALRHSVRDGMAFSVAAGGGETYFSAFALFLRATAPEVALLTTLPPLVGSLAQIFSAWAGQFVSRKRLVLTGAAVQALTWLPILALPYALPEHAVVVLLALFVIYQGGGNFAAPQWTSIMRDLVSDRRRGRYFGYRTRRTTITSFVSLVVCGMILHAFDAAGATYAGFAVVFTIAFAARVVSVYHLTYLHEPAPPATTLDVHITHWWQTVRESGAIGFTAYFILMNFAVGISAPFFAVYMLRDLEFSYLEFMATTGASVFVQFLTLNRWGRIADVYGNRAIMIITSMALPVVPLLWLVSGDFFYLLAVQCVSGLTWAGFTLSAGNLLYDLVPRSRRAAYVAFHNVGNAGCVFLGAMLGAALAPALAPREPLLGGVANPSNLLYLFALSGIVRAVLALAFVRDIRELRKPRRAISAPALVLRVTGFNAMLGLIYEFIGRAPSAADPKKVPPKKVSDTFSDSKKVSDTFFGAPGNEGAGGARKGV from the coding sequence ATGCGCCGCGCACGCTTCGCGAAGGATCCCGTCATCGACCGCGCGTTGCGGCACTCGGTCCGCGACGGCATGGCCTTCTCGGTGGCGGCGGGCGGAGGCGAGACTTATTTCTCGGCTTTCGCGCTGTTCCTGCGCGCCACGGCCCCCGAGGTCGCGCTGCTGACGACGCTGCCGCCGCTCGTCGGCTCTCTGGCGCAGATCTTCTCCGCGTGGGCGGGGCAGTTCGTGAGCCGCAAGCGCCTCGTGCTGACCGGCGCGGCCGTGCAAGCCCTCACATGGCTGCCGATTCTCGCGTTGCCGTACGCGCTGCCCGAGCACGCGGTCGTCGTGCTGCTCGCGCTCTTCGTGATCTATCAGGGCGGCGGCAACTTCGCCGCGCCGCAATGGACGAGCATCATGCGCGATCTCGTCTCCGACCGCCGCCGCGGCCGCTATTTCGGTTATCGCACACGCCGCACGACGATCACTTCGTTCGTCTCGCTCGTCGTCTGCGGCATGATCCTGCACGCGTTCGACGCGGCCGGCGCGACCTACGCGGGCTTCGCCGTCGTGTTCACGATCGCGTTCGCCGCGCGGGTCGTTTCCGTTTACCACCTGACGTATCTGCACGAGCCGGCGCCGCCGGCGACGACCCTCGACGTGCACATCACGCATTGGTGGCAGACCGTGCGGGAGAGCGGCGCGATCGGCTTCACCGCGTACTTCATCCTGATGAACTTCGCGGTCGGCATCTCGGCGCCGTTCTTCGCGGTCTACATGCTGCGCGATCTCGAGTTCTCGTACCTCGAGTTCATGGCGACGACCGGCGCGAGCGTGTTCGTGCAGTTTCTGACGCTCAATCGCTGGGGGCGCATCGCCGACGTCTACGGCAACCGAGCGATCATGATCATCACGAGCATGGCCCTGCCGGTAGTGCCGTTGCTGTGGCTCGTGTCCGGCGACTTCTTCTATCTGCTCGCGGTGCAGTGCGTCTCCGGGCTCACCTGGGCAGGCTTCACGCTGAGCGCGGGGAACCTTCTCTACGACCTCGTGCCGCGCAGCCGCCGTGCGGCGTACGTCGCGTTCCACAACGTCGGCAATGCCGGGTGCGTGTTTCTCGGCGCGATGCTCGGCGCCGCGCTCGCGCCGGCGCTCGCTCCGCGCGAGCCGTTGCTCGGCGGCGTCGCGAATCCGAGCAATCTGCTGTATCTCTTCGCGTTGTCGGGCATCGTGCGCGCCGTGCTCGCGCTCGCCTTCGTGCGCGACATCCGCGAGCTGCGCAAACCGCGACGCGCGATCTCCGCGCCCGCGCTGGTGCTGCGCGTCACCGGCTTCAACGCAATGCTCGGGCTGATCTACGAGTTCATCGGCCGGGCTCCGTCCGCCGCCGACCCGAAAAAGGTGCCCCCGAAAAAGGTGTCAGACACCTTTTCCGACTCGAAAAAGGTGTCAGACACCTTTTTCGGCGCGCCCGGGAACGAGGGGGCCGGCGGGGCGCGCAAGGGCGTCTGA
- a CDS encoding magnesium transporter: MQESPAQEDALDLVNRQFLIGHPARAADAIESFSRSEAVEVLAAQPAAAVASVWPHLSPARIDEIVPELPDALLTEVLRTLDPAVGAASMLRMSEESREHCLALLPSAEAAEVRRFMDYPPGSAGRVMDTRALTFRPEQTVGAALETLRRLKPRDARLLFLVGPEQTLVSAVDIQQLAIADPDEQLGDIAHPAAAVSPFDDREEVAERLKQYQLDALPVVDPHDRLIGVIHHGALLKTLQETTSADIQMMVGAGREERALSRPGLAVRQRLLWLQTNLLTAFLAAAVVGVFESTIAQFTALAVLLPVVAGQAGNAGAQALAVTIRGLALREISTRHWLRVMIKEVQVGVVNGVAVAVTTGIAVYVWSRSVGLALVIMLSMVLAMVAAGVAGSLIPISLTRLGQDPAQSSSILLTTVTDITGFFSFLGIATLLAAML; encoded by the coding sequence ATGCAGGAATCCCCGGCGCAGGAAGACGCCCTCGATCTCGTCAATCGGCAGTTCCTGATCGGTCATCCGGCGCGGGCCGCCGACGCGATCGAGAGCTTCTCGCGCAGCGAGGCGGTCGAGGTGCTCGCGGCGCAGCCGGCCGCCGCCGTCGCTTCGGTCTGGCCGCACCTCTCGCCGGCGCGGATCGACGAGATCGTTCCTGAGCTGCCGGACGCGCTCCTGACCGAGGTGCTGCGCACGCTCGATCCCGCCGTCGGCGCCGCGTCGATGCTGCGGATGTCCGAGGAGAGCCGCGAGCATTGCCTTGCGCTGCTGCCGAGCGCCGAGGCGGCCGAGGTGCGCCGCTTCATGGACTATCCGCCCGGCTCCGCCGGCCGCGTGATGGATACCCGCGCGCTGACGTTCCGGCCCGAGCAGACGGTCGGCGCGGCGCTCGAGACGCTCCGCCGGCTGAAGCCCCGCGACGCGCGGCTGCTGTTTCTCGTCGGCCCCGAGCAGACGCTCGTCTCCGCGGTCGACATCCAGCAGCTCGCGATCGCGGACCCCGACGAGCAACTCGGCGACATCGCGCACCCCGCGGCCGCCGTCTCGCCGTTCGACGACCGCGAGGAGGTCGCGGAGCGGCTGAAGCAGTATCAGCTCGACGCGCTGCCGGTCGTCGACCCGCACGATCGATTGATCGGCGTGATCCACCACGGCGCGCTGCTGAAGACGCTGCAGGAGACGACGTCGGCCGACATCCAGATGATGGTCGGCGCCGGGCGCGAGGAGCGGGCGCTGTCGCGCCCGGGGCTCGCCGTTCGCCAGCGGCTCCTGTGGCTGCAGACGAATCTGCTCACGGCTTTCCTCGCGGCGGCCGTCGTCGGCGTGTTCGAGAGCACGATCGCGCAGTTCACCGCGCTCGCCGTGCTGCTGCCCGTCGTCGCCGGACAAGCGGGCAACGCCGGTGCGCAGGCGCTCGCCGTCACGATTCGCGGCCTCGCGCTCCGCGAGATCTCGACGCGCCACTGGCTGCGCGTCATGATCAAGGAGGTGCAGGTCGGCGTGGTCAACGGCGTGGCCGTCGCCGTCACGACCGGCATTGCAGTTTACGTCTGGAGCCGCAGCGTGGGGCTCGCGCTCGTCATCATGCTGTCGATGGTGCTCGCGATGGTGGCGGCCGGCGTCGCCGGCTCGCTGATCCCGATCAGCCTTACACGCCTCGGCCAGGATCCGGCTCAATCGAGCTCGATCCTGCTGACCACCGTCACCGACATCACCGGCTTCTTCTCCTTCCTCGGCATCGCGACCCTCCTCGCCGCGATGCTGTAG
- a CDS encoding PA2779 family protein, whose amino-acid sequence MVHASCCGYWRENMRGRRFGPVVVLSMCAMAIAPVHNAAYAGVITTEQYLDVVDRQQALDRIDAVLAREEVQHELKRLGVDPAEAAKRVAALTDSELALLADNMESLPAGGDLLGVIGVVFIVLLILELVGVTNVFNKI is encoded by the coding sequence ATGGTTCACGCCTCTTGTTGTGGGTATTGGAGGGAGAATATGCGCGGCCGTCGTTTCGGTCCTGTCGTCGTCCTCTCGATGTGCGCGATGGCTATCGCGCCCGTTCATAATGCGGCATACGCCGGCGTCATCACCACGGAGCAGTACCTCGACGTCGTCGACCGCCAACAGGCGCTCGATCGGATCGACGCCGTGCTCGCGCGGGAGGAGGTACAGCACGAGCTGAAGCGGCTCGGAGTGGACCCGGCCGAGGCGGCCAAGCGCGTCGCGGCGCTCACGGACTCCGAGCTCGCGCTGCTCGCCGACAATATGGAAAGTTTGCCCGCCGGCGGTGACCTGCTCGGCGTCATCGGCGTCGTCTTCATCGTCCTGCTGATTCTCGAGCTCGTCGGCGTCACGAACGTCTTCAACAAGATCTAG